The window AATCTTTATGTGATACTGCGACAACATCGGAGTCTTCGTCTTCTTTCCTTCGTGTTTTAGAAAACTCGTCGTCTCTAACACTGTTCATgtgacacacaaaaaaaaaaaagggaaggcgAATGATGCATTAAGTTCGCTACAGATGTAGTGGACAAATCCTTCCTGAGACAGCCACCGAAACCAATGGTTAAACGAATGATTGATAATGCCAACGTCACCTTTTAGATGCCACTCGACTATTACTGTCTGATCAAATCAAGCAGCGGATCAAGCCAGATTTTGTTTTAGATTTGCTCTCACATTTGGCTGCAGACTGCATCTCGATGGAAAGAACACATTTAATTTGACCTGAAACTTCCAtccaaatgaaccaatgacaagcAAGAGATTAGTCAACCAAACCGACATTGATCCAACTGGAGGATCTATCTAAATCGAAGcaagaacaagaagaaaggaAGCCTTTAGCAGCTGAAACAGAGTCAGCAACACGCATACACCTCAAAGAAGAGCATCAGGTTTCAATGATCAACTAGCGATAGCACATGGGACTGGGGATTAGATGTGATATACATCATTTGAATATTCTAATTACTCTGGTTTCAAGGTGATTCGGTGCTCGAGGTTCTTACCGGTGCGAGGTGTAGAGAACGATCATGGTCCACGCATGTGATGTACCTCTGTGTGAGACAATTCATAGTGTCAGTGGGGTACCAATCTGGAAGGTATCATTTGGCCTCATGTTTCCCTCTGCAGCTTCGACCAGACACTTCAGATTTCTCTTCACGGTCTGTGCTTTCTGTGATGTCTACTTCCACTCGAGATGGTCTGCCATGGTGCCGAAGAGCATGAATTCCCCGTACACATTCGCACGGCCGAGAAGCCGTGATCTACCGCAATGCTTGCTCTCTGCAAACCAGAAAGATCGCTGTCAAGAGACAGCAGATGCTTATCATTTCTGTGGACGTCCTCCAGCTCAAGAACTATACGGACCCACTGATCACTGTAGACAGATtctgagagaaaaaaaatgagCTGACGGCAGTAAAAATCTTGGAGGAGATCTTGTCCATCGATGTGAAATCTGGAAGGACCATGTCGCAGATCTTAGCTGAAACACGAACCTAACAGTAATAAGAGAAAGGAAAACAAAGGCAAATCAATTTCAGAAGCATCTGGGGATGATGAATTCATCCTCTCGTGGTGCCAATCTACAATATCTCAGAACTAACAACAAAAAGGAAGCACGAAGAGTGAGAACAGGAGATATCCATTATCCCAATCCCACCCGGAAACCACTCAGAACATAGCAACAAAGAGAAGTAGATATGAAAGAATGCTTGCAAACTCGGCAACTCAGATCAATGCATGCGCTCATGGTTCTATCTTAACCATGGAGTTTCCCGTACAGATTTAGTGGAAACCCAGAATGCTAAGTCTTCTCCTGTCCCAGTGGAAGCAGAATGCTGTATTCATGAACTGGTCGGAGCTTTTGAAACGGGAAGACGTCCCTGCTCGACATCGCATCCTCGAGGACCACAGGAAGCGCCGCCCGTCCTGCTTCCGCGGATCAGAAGCCTTCGCAGCGACCTCAATGTTGCTGTCGGCAGCGACCTTATGTCTTCTTCGGATGGCATACTCGCAGGAAGGGGCGAATTTGGAGCGTGGACACCCAGAGGAGTCCCTGAAGAAGACGCAGAAGAACCCGAACTCCCTTCTTGTGATTCCGAATCCTCTGATGCACAACGCAGGACATGCGCCGGTATCTCCGGTGAGGTTTCTTCCGGATGCGGGTCGCCGGGAACCAGGGCAGAGACGAATTCGGAGTCTCCGGGCTTGTCCACCACCGCCGGGCTCCGGCATATGGGGCAGGTGGAGTGGGAGGAGAACCACGTATCGATGCAGTGGAGATGGAAGGCGTGGCCGCACCTGGGCAGCAGCCGGGAGGCCTCCCCCTCCGACAGCTCGCAGAGGCAGACCGCGCACTCCAGGCCCTCCTTGCAGTCCCCGGCACGGACCACCACCGAGGGGAGCGCAGCGACGGACGCCGCATCGAGGCCGCGCCGTTGGGGGACAGCCGCTGGCTCCGCAAAGCGGTCACGGCCGCCGACGGAGACCGGGATGGCGCCCCAGTAGTGCTTGGCGCGGAGGtagaggaagaaaacaaggacgaaGAGCGCGAAGGATGCGGCCACCCCCCCGACCATGATCCCGGTGGTCGCCGTCAGCGACGGCCTGCCTACTCCGCCCATCGCCTGCCCTGTGCTCGACATTGCAAATCTGAAATCAACGACCAACTTACAGGATTTGGCCTAATGGTCGCAGAAGCAACCTGTAGCAATGTCTCAGTGAAGAATCTTGGAAATCTCCTCTGCAATGGAGGATATGGCAGTAAATCTAACCTCTGTAATAGAGGTTCTTTAAGGAA of the Musa acuminata AAA Group cultivar baxijiao chromosome BXJ3-2, Cavendish_Baxijiao_AAA, whole genome shotgun sequence genome contains:
- the LOC135631853 gene encoding RING-H2 finger protein ATL3-like gives rise to the protein MSSTGQAMGGVGRPSLTATTGIMVGGVAASFALFVLVFFLYLRAKHYWGAIPVSVGGRDRFAEPAAVPQRRGLDAASVAALPSVVVRAGDCKEGLECAVCLCELSEGEASRLLPRCGHAFHLHCIDTWFSSHSTCPICRSPAVVDKPGDSEFVSALVPGDPHPEETSPEIPAHVLRCASEDSESQEGSSGSSASSSGTPLGVHAPNSPLPASMPSEEDIRSLPTATLRSLRRLLIRGSRTGGASCGPRGCDVEQGRLPVSKAPTSS